DNA from Watersipora subatra unplaced genomic scaffold, tzWatSuba1.1 SCAFFOLD_265, whole genome shotgun sequence:
AACTGAGTGATGTCGGAGTGTGAAATTTTAATGCCATTACTTTGGCATTAAAATAATACTTACCATTATTTTTAGAAGAAGGTGAAAGACAGTTTTGCAAAATACTAATGAGGAAGCAGATTACTTTAAACGGAGCAGTGGAGCTCAACACTAAATTAGTGAAGTGTGAGTGGTTATAGGTGTGAAGTATCTCTGCGTATTCTGTAAAATGGAACGTGAGATACTTTCCAAACAGTGCACATTTTACATATAGTCTTGGCTCATGTTCTGATCACTAAGTGTGTAAAAACTCACTAGAGTGTTTTTGTAGGGAGTGAATGCTCTCGACACAGCGAGAAAACTCTCCTGTTAAATATACATAACATTGATCTAATTCAACATGCCTGCATTGTGAAGCGTGCAAACGTCTGGCTCATTGCTTTATGCCATACTTCCAAACGATACCTGGGTGGTATGGTTtgctaaagaaatatgtttttacCCTAACAGCCTTACAAGGTAATGATTTTTATCGTCACGGTCACACCTATGGCAGTTATTTCGGAGCTcaagatgtaaatgtaaaagctgaaattagtaaaataaagttgagattaatattatacaaacaagATGTCACTTTAACCACATttacatgtttaaaaaattaagcatcttcaataagtttattttttgaataagattatttgataaaaaaattaaagatttaaGTTAGTAAAGAGTCTTCCAGGTGTAGTAATTGGATTCCTGTTCATAGATAGAAATGATGTCTTCCAGGTGTAGTAATTGGATTTCTGTTCATAGATAGAAATGATGTTCAAAACGCACCTGGCATTGAAAGATATTTCTTACATTATCAAATCAAAACTACCTTATTTGGTGATGCAAGAGTACAAGTTTAGTTGCAGTTTGTTTCAAGTGTATTATTAACGTTAGTTAGCAAATGCAAACTGGCACCTGCGACTGGTATTATTTCAATGATAGTTCTTAAAACTCGCTCAAAATTCATGACTCAGTCGCAATGCGAAATCAGAAAGTGGagtcagttatttggtatcactaaataaatgccaagtaaattgtttgtttattaatatttaaaatgtttagttaCAAAAGCCTTTGGAAAGCGTTGACTGCTGCTAACAGCTTGATAATGGCGTTCCCTTAATAATAACCTTTAACTCAAAGTTCTTTAGATGAGAAGTCATTGAGAAACATATTAGTTTTCTCAAACTGACCAACTGGAAAAAAAGGGAATACTATAACATGCTCCACCCACACAGTACCAACTCATTATCAATGTTTAACTGTAGAGTAAGTAAGCAAGTATCACAGAGGGCTTCAAAGACCACATGGTAGACTACATTATGAGGTTTTTTATTACTTCgcaatactaccttcagaaCTGTTATCTTGCATTactaccttcataactgttactttgcaatactaccttcataactgttactttacaatgctaccttcataactgttacattgcaatgctaccttcatcactgttacttcgcaatactaccatcataactgttactttgcaatactaccttcagaactgttactttgcaatgCTACCTTCAGAACTGTTACTTTGCCTTTAAAAGTATCATTTTGATGTGTTTCCTTCCTTAAGGTGAATTATCATATCTATAAATGCATGCTTTTATTGGACCGAGGATGCAAACGCATGCAGCTCAACAATGAAACACTCAACTATTGATGttattgtatagttttaataaaattagacTAGCTGTGAGCCAATGTTGTTATGATAAACATATGTAGGTACCTTACAAAATTAGAGCAAAGTAAAAGGATTCGTGTTGATACATAAGACAGCTCCATTACTCTTaaagttagtttatttttgaGATAATTTCAACGAACAAGATTGAATACAATAAAGCCTATTGCACCAAAAATAAATGCGCATTTCGAAAATCTACGGCCAGTTAAAACAGACAAAGTgtttaaaaggttaaaataaatatcgaCGAGAAGAGAAGAATAATTGCATCGATGGATATGATGTAACATCATGATAATCTTTGACACGAAAGAGTTTATAGTCGGATGTGTCCTAGGAATATAGACACATGCAAAGTACATGGGTCAAACAATTTGaacattgatttaaaaaaggaaTGTATAAGATAATTTTCCTGCATAGTCATCAACCGCAGGAacgacaacgatgaccaacaagtatttatatatgaaaaaggctgttacttgctgtaaaagatatgtgatgaacactggtgtaaattggaactgcttgcataaaatttcaggatatgttagattaaatattttaaagacctaagttttacttgcagtttgatacaattcgtcagcctgagttcaagttgtagttggacgattttagattataagttgatgtaTTTTTGTTCATCAACAAAAATAGCTACATAAATACAGACAAAAAATATGAGAATATGGAGAATGAATCTGTGCTTTGGCTATgaactgtatagtttatgtgGGTCCATCCACCAGATCCTTATCGTGCAATCACTGAAAGAGCATGAACCATGTCTGTTATACATGCTAAATCGTGGCGCATGAAAAGTTCTTGGACAAAGAACAAGATATGTTGGTACAACCAACCAAAGTTATCAACTTCTCCAATTGGCATATTTACACAATTCACACAATGATGCTATTGAATAACTATAAAAGAAACTGTCAGCCcaatatattgcatttatttaagattttgtttgACGTATCAACAACGTTGGATGCTTAAGGGGTTCTAGTCGCGTTAAAAATATCAATCGGTTTTGCTCCCAATTGACAAAGTAGCATCGCAATCATTTGACCGCtatacaatttgtaaaacgtCACTTTTGAGGCATCTGTATTGCCACACCGATCGACTAGGTAAGTAGTCACACAGTCAGTACAAAAATCATTAGTATTGCTTAAGCGAACGGTTCTCAGTAAATCAGGCAGCAAGACGCTATGCGACTACTTGTGCTTACTCAtgatttatcattaaaaatgggtaaaaaattttgtgattatactCGAATGCATACAGTAATCAGTGAATTAATTGGATTTAAGGAAAAGCCAGTAAATCTATACTATTTGGCTAATTGGCCAAGTGTCTCATTAGAACACATGGGTGACAGACGTAacattaaatttacaataagcttacataatttgtatattgaacaattacctacctctggtgacagtaagtactatatactagttagtagatatagtgaacagttacctacctctggtgacagtaagtactatatactagctagtagatatagtgaacaattacctaccttTGGTGACGGTAAGTACtatttactagctagtagatatactgAAAAGTATCCTGCCTCTAATGGCAGTAAGTacgatatactagctagtagatatattgaacaattacctacctctagtgacagtaagtactatatactactttaccTAGAGGCAGTAAAGAGATTGCTGCGGTTGGTAGCCATAGAGTTGACGGCTAATGAATGAGCACGCACTTCATTTAGCTGCTGGCAAGTCTCGTTTGACCGAATCTTCACAGTGCCAGAGCGACAGCAGCTTAGCAATATGTCATTATCTGGTAGCATGCACATGTCGGTGATCCAGTCCTTATGGGCGCCATTAACTGACTGAAAACAATGCAAGTTGAGGAATGAGGAACCAggagtttgtttgaaattgacatTCAACTTAAGCGGAAAGGAGCGGCGTGAACTGCATTAAAGATGGTAAAGATTAAACACTGGCAAATCAACTTGTCCCTTTTGAATGAGTCAACAATGCAATCCtgcaatatgaaacttttaatcATAAACGAGTCTCTGTATTGTAACAAACCTACAAGACATTTGCAAATATTGGTGAGAGACACAGCATAATGTCTTGCGTATGACAGGTTGATCTGGTGAGACTGAACCAGATGGGCTCAACAATGCAGCAATGACTAGGtctgacatattttatattgactCTGATCTCTAGGCCATCAAGTAGGATCACAATTGGATTGAGTGATTACCAGGAAAACCGATATACTGATATCAATCATTCACTCCATCTCAAATATTacttctaataaaaaatatttattacaaagtgGTGATCTTGATTGGTGACCATTACCGGAAATAACTATCAcctttattttgctattaaatagAGCAACACCTAGTATTGTAAAAACACCAATTTTACCTGTGGTTGAGAAGAGGGTTCACTGAGGTTCCATTTTTTGATACGCATATCCCGAGAACCACTAAAAAGGATGTCCTGACGATGCGCGAGACATTGAACACCATCATAGTGAGGAGGGTCCATAGTAAATTTGGCCTGAATTGGATAATTTGAAGTTTGTTCATTGGAAATATCAAATCCCTTAATTAGATGATCCTTGGAGCCAGTTAAGAGTTGTTCTTTCCTTCTTGAGTCGTTGTATAAACTAAGGCAAATAATCGGTGCTTGGTGGCCGCTAGCAACCTTTCCGACTGCCGATAGCCTGTAAgcgtacaatattttacagatcACCAGCCTTGACAGTTTAAATGAATATAGCAATTAGTCATCAAAAAGGTGCAGAAGCTAAATTGCTAGATTTAGTTGTAAGTGctgttaacaatatatatatggttaaaTGATGTTGTGCATGCAAGCGGACAACCAATGAAAAATAACTGTCAGTTACAAAATGCCACACAGGGTAGATCAAATACACATTAGGAGTGACCCTTGGACTTATACAAAGAAAGAAGATTACGGTTGTGCGCATAAACCACTGATAGAAGAAAGGTTATAGCTGTGTACATAAACCACCTATAGATGAATGGTTATAGATGTGTACATAAACCACCTATGGAAGGTTATAGTTGTGTACATAAATCACCTATAGAAGAGAGTTACAACTGTGGTGGATTTTCTAAGATTCATACACCAACCTCTAATaatagtaagtactatatactagctagtagatatatggataagtatcctacctctaatggcagaaagtacaatatactagcttgtAGATATATGGAGAAGTACACTACTTCTAATggcagtaagtactatatactagctagtagatatatggaaaaatatcctacctctaatgacagtaagtacaatatactagctagtaaatatatcgagaagtatcctacctctaatgacagtaagtacaatatactagctagtagatatatcgagaagtatcctacctctaatgacagtaagtacaatatactagctagtagatatatcgagaagtatcccacctctaatgacagtaagtacaatatactagctagtagatatatcgagaagtatcccacctctaatgacagtaagtacaatatactagctagtagatatatcgagaagtaccccacctctaatgacagtaagtacaatatactagctagtagatatatcgagaagtatcccacctctaatgacagtaagtacaatatactagctagtagatatatcgagaagtatcccacctctaatgacagtaagtacaatatactagctagtagatatatcgagaagtatcccacctctaatgacagtaagtacaatatactagctagtagatatatcgagaagtatcccaccttgGATGTGGTATAAAAaccttttcatattttttattattttacctatCTATAATTTTGCTTGTTACATTTGCattagacccttgccatacgaAATAAATttgttccggtgttggcatcgtaacataaaaatgtcgtatagaggggtgtagaagcccatcatgattatttaatacaaacaccccttggtgaaaatcatcaaacttttatattttcgtACTGACAGATTGATCTGGTGAGACTGAACCAGATAGGCCCAACAATGCAGCAATGACTAGGTCTGACGTATT
Protein-coding regions in this window:
- the LOC137410127 gene encoding kinesin-like protein KIF21B isoform X1, which translates into the protein MRLTNTQTGGTQNKKAQSFGTVSSCDKVTSSNQSLICVNKAVGHTKAVLSICAADNLLVSGSKDLTCKVWNMSIGSEVLCLGDHPNYVSKVRYCEVNRLVYTVSNSFVKMWDIRAGAKCITVLSSSGLVHDSIPVEPASSSQAILQQGEQQMFDIQVSRDGHKLYTTTGTTVQLWDLNTLSAVGKVASGHQAPIICLSLYNDSRRKEQLLTGSKDHLIKGFDISNEQTSNYPIQAKFTMDPPHYDGVQCLAHRQDILFSGSRDMRIKKWNLSEPSSQPQSVNGAHKDWITDMCMLPDNDILLSCCRSGTVKIRSNETCQQLNEVRAHSLAVNSMATNRSNLFTASSDCTIRIWWMDPHKLYSS
- the LOC137410127 gene encoding kinesin-like protein KIF21B isoform X2; translation: MSWICMYVTSSNQSLICVNKAVGHTKAVLSICAADNLLVSGSKDLTCKVWNMSIGSEVLCLGDHPNYVSKVRYCEVNRLVYTVSNSFVKMWDIRAGAKCITVLSSSGLVHDSIPVEPASSSQAILQQGEQQMFDIQVSRDGHKLYTTTGTTVQLWDLNTLSAVGKVASGHQAPIICLSLYNDSRRKEQLLTGSKDHLIKGFDISNEQTSNYPIQAKFTMDPPHYDGVQCLAHRQDILFSGSRDMRIKKWNLSEPSSQPQSVNGAHKDWITDMCMLPDNDILLSCCRSGTVKIRSNETCQQLNEVRAHSLAVNSMATNRSNLFTASSDCTIRIWWMDPHKLYSS